One part of the Anaeromyxobacter sp. Fw109-5 genome encodes these proteins:
- the hypD gene encoding hydrogenase formation protein HypD: MAGKDLFQELKFRDPVRARALAEAIAREVDAIGRTVPVMHVCGSHEQAIARFGLRAVLPPGLELIMGPGCPVCVTDGPEVDEAVALALQGARVCTYGDMLRLPGTARSLADAQADGAKVEVVYSVSQAVELAQKHPEDEVVFLGSGFETTAVATAAVALASPPKNFSILSVHKYVPAAMNVVAESPQTNIEGYIAAGHAAIITGWGIFEPFAARTGKPVVVAGFEPLDILAAILQLVELMRQGKAEVANVYPRCVTKEGNLPAQRSLWKVFRPVTGTWRGIAEVRDGNLDLRPEYAHLDARKRFRIDTAPVRDEDAEEAAKGCICGSIMLGLANPGDCALFGKTCVPESPVGACMVSSEGQCRIWHTYGGVPDLRKVGT; the protein is encoded by the coding sequence ATGGCAGGCAAGGATCTCTTCCAGGAGCTGAAGTTCCGGGACCCGGTGCGCGCGCGCGCCCTCGCGGAGGCCATCGCCCGAGAGGTCGACGCCATCGGCCGGACGGTGCCGGTGATGCACGTCTGCGGCAGCCACGAGCAGGCGATCGCGCGCTTCGGGCTGCGCGCGGTGTTGCCGCCCGGCCTCGAGCTCATCATGGGCCCGGGCTGTCCGGTGTGCGTGACCGACGGCCCCGAGGTGGACGAGGCCGTCGCGCTCGCCCTCCAGGGCGCGCGCGTCTGCACCTACGGCGACATGCTGCGCCTCCCCGGCACGGCGCGGTCGCTCGCCGATGCCCAGGCGGACGGCGCGAAGGTCGAGGTCGTCTACTCCGTCTCGCAGGCGGTCGAGCTCGCCCAGAAGCACCCGGAGGACGAGGTGGTCTTCCTGGGCTCGGGCTTCGAGACCACCGCGGTGGCCACCGCGGCCGTGGCGCTCGCGAGCCCGCCGAAGAACTTCTCCATCCTCTCGGTGCACAAGTACGTGCCCGCGGCGATGAACGTCGTCGCCGAGAGCCCGCAGACGAACATCGAGGGCTACATCGCGGCGGGGCACGCCGCCATCATCACGGGCTGGGGGATCTTCGAGCCGTTCGCCGCCCGCACCGGCAAGCCGGTGGTGGTGGCCGGCTTCGAGCCGCTCGACATCCTCGCCGCCATCCTCCAGCTCGTGGAGCTCATGCGGCAGGGGAAGGCGGAGGTCGCGAACGTCTACCCGCGCTGCGTGACCAAGGAGGGGAACCTCCCCGCCCAGCGCAGCCTGTGGAAGGTGTTCCGTCCCGTGACCGGCACGTGGCGCGGCATCGCCGAGGTCCGCGACGGGAACCTGGACCTCAGGCCCGAGTACGCGCACCTCGACGCGCGCAAGCGCTTCCGGATCGACACGGCGCCCGTGCGCGACGAGGACGCCGAGGAAGCGGCGAAGGGCTGCATCTGCGGCTCGATCATGCTCGGCCTCGCGAACCCGGGCGACTGCGCGCTCTTCGGGAAGACCTGCGTCCCGGAGTCGCCGGTGGGCGCTTGCATGGTGTCGTCGGAGGGGCAGTGCCGCATCTGGCACACCTACGGCGGCGTCCCGGATCTCAGGAAGGTCGGAACCTAG
- a CDS encoding HypC/HybG/HupF family hydrogenase formation chaperone, whose protein sequence is MCLGVPGKVVAIDGMSATVDFFGVKKELRLDIVDEPVSVGDYVLNHVGFAIRRIPPDEVQETLALFDQILDVTGAKADLMAEDVRGEIAAAKHKA, encoded by the coding sequence ATGTGCCTCGGTGTCCCAGGGAAGGTCGTCGCGATCGACGGCATGAGCGCCACGGTGGACTTCTTCGGCGTGAAGAAGGAGCTGCGGCTCGACATCGTCGACGAGCCGGTCTCGGTCGGAGACTACGTGCTGAACCACGTCGGCTTCGCCATCCGCCGCATCCCGCCGGACGAGGTGCAGGAGACGCTCGCGCTCTTCGACCAGATCCTCGACGTCACCGGCGCGAAGGCGGACCTCATGGCCGAGGACGTGCGCGGCGAAATCGCGGCCGCGAAGCACAAGGCGTGA
- the hypF gene encoding carbamoyltransferase HypF, whose translation MTRAARASDGAPPVEGRRVRVTGTVQGVGFRPFVYRLSHAHGLSGRVWNDASGVTIEAFGSAGALDRFERALRTDHPPAAVVETLRSEPIAGEPSVGFEIVESGASSERRAAIPPDLATCPACERELRDPHDRRHGYPFTNCTDCGPRFTIAHGAPYDRPATTMASFVMCEACAREYADPLDRRFHAQPNACPACGPRVRVVARDGAPVEAADPIGHVGRALAAGAIAAVKGIGGFHLACDATSSAAVATLRARKRREEKPLAVMVRDLDEARRLAEIGEAEAALLASVERPIVLCRRRPEARFDGLTVSGSLAPEVAPDSPLVGLLLPYAPLHHLLLGAAARPLVMTSGNLSEEPIAFEDDEALRRLGGIADLFLVHDRPIASRCDDSVARTVAGRPLVMRRSRGYVPRPVIVHRRFARPVLGVGAQLKNTFCLARGDEAVLGPHVGDLDNLETYAAYEGAIARLEGFLALRPEVVACDLHPLYLSTRYARERAAALGVPLVEVQHHHAHAAAAMAEHGLDGPVLALAWDGTGLGTDGAAWGGELLLVERDRFERLATFRPLPLAGGDRAIREPWRIALAAVLDAFGEDAPLEALPLFRAVPPAELAVVRRLLATGLNAPPAHGAGRAFDAAGALALGRGVSRYEGQVALALDNAATGAAEAPYPFDLDTSRPVTELDLRPLWRALVADVIAGAPPAAVSSRFHAALARAGAELVRRASRTTGRLPIVLTGGCFQNARLAEGILGELSLSFEVYPHGQVPPGDGGIALGQALVADARAHP comes from the coding sequence ATGACACGCGCGGCGCGAGCGAGCGACGGAGCCCCTCCGGTCGAGGGGCGCAGGGTCCGGGTCACCGGGACCGTGCAGGGCGTCGGCTTCCGTCCGTTCGTCTACCGGCTCTCGCACGCGCACGGCCTCTCCGGCCGTGTCTGGAACGACGCCTCCGGCGTGACCATCGAGGCGTTCGGGTCCGCCGGCGCGCTCGACCGCTTCGAACGCGCGCTGCGCACCGACCATCCGCCGGCGGCCGTCGTCGAGACGCTCCGGAGCGAGCCCATCGCGGGCGAGCCGAGCGTCGGCTTCGAGATCGTGGAGAGCGGGGCCTCGTCGGAGCGGCGCGCGGCCATCCCGCCGGACCTCGCCACCTGCCCCGCCTGCGAGCGCGAGCTGCGCGACCCGCACGACCGGCGCCACGGCTATCCGTTCACGAACTGCACCGACTGCGGCCCGCGCTTCACCATCGCGCACGGCGCGCCGTACGATCGGCCCGCCACCACCATGGCGTCGTTCGTCATGTGCGAGGCCTGCGCGCGCGAGTACGCGGATCCGCTCGACCGACGCTTCCACGCCCAGCCGAACGCCTGCCCGGCCTGCGGGCCGCGCGTGCGGGTGGTCGCGCGCGACGGTGCGCCGGTCGAGGCGGCGGATCCCATCGGCCACGTCGGCCGCGCGCTCGCCGCGGGCGCGATCGCCGCGGTGAAGGGGATCGGCGGGTTCCACCTCGCCTGCGACGCGACCTCGAGCGCGGCGGTGGCGACGCTGCGCGCCCGCAAGCGGCGCGAGGAGAAGCCGCTCGCGGTGATGGTGCGCGATCTGGACGAGGCGCGGCGCCTGGCCGAGATCGGCGAGGCGGAGGCGGCGCTGCTCGCCTCGGTCGAGCGGCCCATCGTGCTCTGCCGCCGGCGGCCGGAGGCGCGGTTCGACGGGCTCACCGTGAGCGGAAGCCTCGCCCCGGAGGTCGCCCCGGACAGCCCGCTCGTGGGGCTGCTCCTCCCCTACGCGCCGCTGCACCACCTGCTGCTCGGCGCCGCCGCGCGGCCGCTCGTGATGACGAGCGGCAACCTCTCGGAGGAGCCCATCGCCTTCGAGGACGACGAGGCGCTTCGGCGGCTCGGCGGGATCGCCGACCTGTTCCTCGTGCACGACCGACCCATCGCCTCGCGGTGCGACGACTCGGTCGCGCGGACCGTGGCCGGCCGGCCGCTGGTGATGCGCCGCTCGCGCGGCTACGTCCCGCGCCCGGTGATCGTCCACCGCCGCTTCGCCCGCCCGGTGCTGGGCGTGGGCGCGCAGCTCAAGAACACGTTCTGCCTGGCCCGCGGCGACGAGGCGGTGCTCGGGCCGCACGTCGGCGATCTCGACAACCTCGAGACCTACGCCGCCTACGAGGGGGCCATCGCGCGGCTGGAGGGGTTCCTCGCGCTGCGGCCGGAGGTCGTGGCCTGCGATCTCCACCCGCTCTACCTCTCCACCCGCTACGCGCGCGAGCGCGCCGCCGCGCTGGGGGTCCCGCTCGTCGAGGTGCAGCACCACCACGCCCACGCCGCCGCGGCGATGGCCGAGCACGGCCTCGACGGGCCGGTGCTCGCGCTCGCCTGGGACGGCACGGGCCTCGGCACCGACGGCGCTGCCTGGGGCGGCGAGCTCCTCCTCGTCGAGCGCGATCGCTTCGAGCGGCTCGCGACGTTCCGGCCGCTCCCGCTCGCCGGAGGGGATCGCGCCATCCGCGAGCCGTGGCGAATCGCGCTCGCGGCCGTGCTCGACGCCTTCGGCGAGGACGCGCCGCTCGAGGCGCTGCCGCTCTTCCGCGCCGTGCCGCCCGCGGAGCTGGCGGTGGTGCGCCGCCTCCTCGCGACCGGCCTCAACGCGCCGCCCGCGCACGGCGCCGGTCGCGCCTTCGACGCCGCTGGGGCGCTCGCGCTCGGCCGCGGCGTGTCCCGCTACGAGGGGCAGGTCGCGCTCGCCCTCGACAACGCGGCCACCGGCGCCGCGGAGGCGCCCTACCCGTTCGACCTCGACACCTCCCGGCCCGTCACGGAGCTGGATCTCCGCCCGCTGTGGCGCGCGCTCGTCGCGGACGTGATCGCGGGCGCCCCGCCCGCCGCGGTGTCCTCGCGCTTCCACGCCGCGCTCGCGCGCGCCGGCGCGGAGCTCGTCCGGCGCGCCAGCCGGACGACCGGGCGGCTGCCCATCGTGCTCACCGGCGGCTGCTTCCAGAACGCGCGGCTCGCCGAGGGAATCCTCGGGGAGCTCTCCTTGTCTTTTGAGGTATATCCACACGGCCAGGTGCCCCCCGGCGACGGCGGGATAGCGCTCGGCCAGGCGCTCGTCGCGGACGCGCGGGCGCACCCGTAG
- a CDS encoding Sua5/YciO/YrdC/YwlC family protein translates to MASFVMCEACAREYADPCDRRFHAQPNACPACGPRVRVVARDGAPVEAADPIGHVGRALAAGAIAAVKGIGGFHLACDGTSSAAVVTLRARKRREEKPLAVMVRDLDEARRVAEVGEAEAALLTSVERPIVLNPIARPRVPRLVRGSAARPPGVPPVPSPALRATGSFPPIKGRFSPAVPCGGAAVRRK, encoded by the coding sequence ATGGCCTCGTTCGTCATGTGCGAGGCCTGCGCGCGCGAGTACGCCGACCCCTGTGACCGCCGCTTCCACGCGCAGCCGAACGCCTGCCCCGCCTGCGGGCCGCGCGTGAGGGTCGTCGCGCGGGACGGCGCGCCGGTCGAGGCGGCCGATCCCATCGGCCACGTCGGCCGGGCGCTCGCCGCGGGCGCGATCGCGGCGGTGAAGGGGATCGGCGGGTTCCATCTCGCCTGCGACGGGACCTCCAGCGCGGCGGTGGTGACGCTGCGGGCGCGCAAGCGGCGCGAGGAGAAGCCGCTCGCGGTGATGGTGCGCGACCTCGACGAGGCGCGCCGGGTCGCGGAGGTCGGCGAGGCGGAGGCGGCTTTGCTCACCTCGGTGGAGCGTCCCATCGTGCTCAATCCAATCGCCCGACCGAGAGTTCCGCGCCTCGTCCGCGGGTCCGCGGCGCGACCGCCAGGTGTCCCCCCGGTCCCCTCACCCGCGCTCCGCGCCACCGGGTCCTTCCCTCCGATAAAAGGGCGGTTTTCGCCCGCGGTGCCTTGCGGCGGCGCGGCCGTACGGCGTAAATAG
- a CDS encoding glycosyltransferase family 39 protein, whose protein sequence is MFLALIAIGLLLNLGVRPLAFEEPRRGLVALEMQLRGDWVVPTTNGVPYLNKPPLFNWVLLGFMKVFGSTAEWVVRLPTVVSFLLTACLVYAVARRHLQRQTALVAAALYLTFGQLLFKATLAGEIDLFFSLVVAAQALAIFHFEQSGQLLPLFLVSYLLAAAGVLTKGVPSLAFQGVTLLVWLAHARKLRTLLSWQHAAGLCAFALCAGGYFALYARRAELAPFLANVLLESSERTAAGPGHGLAAVLVHAARFPLELLWLLVPWTAFVPLLLAEGFRATLAERPLLKFCVLFTGANLVPYWLSPGTRQRYLYMFLPFAALLLAAALERARRDDWYPRLVEWTLGACLAACTLAAAVIPFTRLGAFLSSPAAWVVVCGWLLALSVAYGRRPDARVMAALLAIACLRIGYDLLVPNVRRTTSGASYYREVASTLNERYAHEQIALVARTWETARDLPFVGRSVAVRQVEFFPSSLSFYFTAGRRQLLELAPELVPSRLYLARSTFRVDRDHEVLEIFRTTLEDTQELKLVRIAASPTTDPARQAAPAR, encoded by the coding sequence TTGTTCCTAGCCCTGATCGCGATCGGGCTCCTGCTCAATCTCGGCGTCCGCCCGCTCGCGTTCGAGGAGCCGCGCAGGGGACTCGTCGCCCTCGAGATGCAACTGCGCGGCGACTGGGTGGTTCCCACCACGAACGGCGTGCCGTATCTGAATAAGCCGCCGCTGTTCAACTGGGTGCTGCTCGGCTTCATGAAGGTCTTCGGCTCGACCGCGGAGTGGGTGGTGCGGCTCCCCACCGTGGTGAGCTTCCTCCTCACCGCCTGCCTCGTCTACGCGGTGGCGCGACGCCATCTTCAGCGCCAGACGGCGCTCGTGGCGGCGGCGCTGTACCTCACCTTCGGCCAGCTCCTCTTCAAGGCCACGCTGGCGGGCGAGATCGACCTGTTCTTCTCCCTCGTCGTCGCCGCCCAGGCCCTGGCGATCTTCCACTTCGAGCAAAGCGGGCAGCTCCTGCCGCTCTTCCTCGTCTCCTACCTGCTCGCCGCCGCCGGCGTCCTGACCAAGGGCGTCCCGTCCCTCGCGTTCCAGGGGGTGACGCTGCTCGTCTGGCTCGCGCACGCGCGGAAGCTCCGGACGCTCCTGTCCTGGCAGCACGCCGCGGGGCTCTGCGCGTTCGCGCTGTGCGCGGGCGGCTACTTCGCCCTGTACGCGCGACGCGCCGAGCTCGCGCCCTTCCTCGCGAACGTCCTCCTCGAGTCCAGCGAGCGGACCGCGGCGGGCCCGGGCCACGGGCTGGCCGCGGTGCTCGTCCACGCGGCCCGCTTCCCGCTCGAGCTCCTCTGGCTCCTCGTGCCGTGGACGGCGTTCGTGCCGCTGCTCCTCGCAGAGGGCTTCCGGGCCACGCTCGCGGAGAGGCCACTCCTGAAATTCTGCGTCCTGTTCACGGGCGCCAACCTCGTCCCGTACTGGCTCTCCCCCGGGACCCGCCAGCGCTACCTCTACATGTTCCTGCCCTTCGCGGCGCTGCTCCTCGCGGCGGCGCTGGAGCGGGCTCGGCGGGACGACTGGTACCCGCGGCTCGTCGAGTGGACGCTGGGGGCGTGCCTCGCGGCGTGCACCCTCGCCGCCGCGGTCATCCCGTTCACGCGCCTCGGGGCGTTCCTGTCGTCCCCCGCGGCGTGGGTCGTCGTCTGCGGCTGGCTGCTCGCGCTCTCGGTCGCGTACGGGCGGCGTCCGGACGCGAGGGTCATGGCCGCGCTCCTGGCGATCGCCTGCCTGCGCATCGGCTACGACCTCCTCGTCCCGAACGTCCGGCGCACGACGAGCGGCGCCTCGTACTACCGGGAGGTCGCGTCGACGCTGAACGAGAGATACGCGCACGAGCAGATCGCGCTCGTGGCGAGGACCTGGGAGACCGCGAGGGACCTACCCTTCGTCGGCAGGAGCGTCGCGGTGCGCCAGGTGGAGTTCTTCCCCTCGTCCCTGTCCTTCTACTTCACCGCGGGGCGCCGGCAGCTCCTGGAGCTCGCTCCGGAGCTGGTGCCAAGCCGGCTCTACCTCGCGCGATCGACGTTCCGCGTCGACCGCGATCACGAGGTCCTGGAGATCTTCCGAACCACGCTCGAGGATACGCAGGAGCTGAAGCTCGTCAGGATCGCGGCTTCTCCCACCACAGATCCGGCTCGACAGGCGGCACCCGCTCGGTGA
- a CDS encoding hydrogenase maturation protease, producing MSSPRIAVIGIGNVLTGDDAVGPHVVRVFEARYAVPHDVQVMDAGTPGYDLTAFIAGLEALVLVDAVKAKAPPGTLRVYDKEELLKKAPLLAMSPHEPGVREALMNAEFMGVSPRIVKLVGVVPASVATGIGLSAEVRAAIPAAVAQVAKELGAVGVVVTERVPPVEPDLWWEKPRS from the coding sequence ATGTCCTCGCCGCGCATCGCCGTCATCGGCATCGGCAACGTGCTCACCGGCGACGACGCCGTGGGCCCCCACGTCGTGCGGGTCTTCGAGGCCCGCTACGCCGTGCCTCACGACGTGCAGGTGATGGACGCGGGCACACCTGGCTATGACCTCACCGCGTTCATCGCCGGGCTCGAGGCCCTCGTGCTCGTGGACGCGGTGAAGGCGAAGGCACCGCCGGGCACGCTGCGCGTCTACGACAAGGAGGAGCTGCTGAAGAAGGCGCCGCTCCTGGCGATGAGCCCGCACGAGCCGGGCGTGCGCGAGGCGCTCATGAACGCCGAGTTCATGGGGGTCTCGCCGCGGATCGTGAAGCTCGTGGGCGTGGTCCCCGCGAGCGTGGCGACCGGGATCGGGCTCAGCGCCGAGGTGCGGGCGGCGATCCCCGCCGCGGTCGCGCAGGTCGCGAAGGAGCTCGGGGCGGTCGGCGTGGTGGTCACCGAGCGGGTGCCGCCTGTCGAGCCGGATCTGTGGTGGGAGAAGCCGCGATCCTGA
- a CDS encoding nickel-dependent hydrogenase large subunit, translating into MGKLITIDPVTRIEGHLRIDVEVDGGAVKNAWSSGTMWRGIETILQGRDPRDAWVFTQRICGVCTTVHAIASVRSVENALGLEIPLNAQLIRNVIMSAHSLHDHIVHFYALSALDWVDVVAALKADPEKAADLADSLGLQWAGNSKHALAAAKEKVAGFVQAGQLGIFTNGYWGHPAMKLSPEVNLLAVAHYLQALDVQRKANQAVAILGSKTPNIQNLAVGGVANAINLDSPAALNMEKLYQVKTLLEEVVTFVQQVYLPDVAAIAASYPDWLKYGAGVTNYLAVPDMPTDAKMTQFDLPGGIIWNGDLSNVKPVTSWNDDYLRQNVTESIARAYYEGDTVRQPWEGQTNPKYTGDWKAETPAPEKYTWVKAPRLEGKPVQVGPLAQVLVGYANGHESIRKWSDWCLGTAGKIAGVKLTPAVLHSTLGRHAARAIRAATMGELALKHWKLLIENIGKGDTAIFVDPMKNLKPGTYRGVGFHEAPRGTLSHWAVIETDGKEMKLANYQAVVPSTWNAGPRDAKDQLGPYEKSLVGNPIADPKLPLEALRTIHSFDPCLACAIHTVDAEGEEISRVKVL; encoded by the coding sequence ATGGGTAAGCTCATCACCATCGACCCCGTCACCCGCATCGAGGGCCACCTCCGCATCGACGTCGAGGTGGACGGCGGCGCGGTCAAGAACGCCTGGTCCTCGGGCACGATGTGGCGCGGCATCGAGACGATCCTCCAGGGCCGCGACCCGCGCGACGCCTGGGTGTTCACCCAGCGCATCTGCGGCGTGTGCACCACCGTGCACGCGATCGCCTCGGTGCGCAGCGTCGAGAACGCGCTCGGCCTGGAGATCCCGCTGAACGCGCAGCTCATCCGCAACGTGATCATGAGCGCGCACTCGCTCCACGATCACATCGTCCACTTCTACGCGCTCTCCGCGCTCGACTGGGTGGACGTCGTCGCCGCGCTGAAGGCGGATCCCGAGAAGGCGGCGGACCTCGCCGACTCGCTCGGCCTGCAGTGGGCGGGGAATTCGAAGCACGCCCTCGCGGCGGCGAAGGAGAAGGTGGCGGGCTTCGTCCAGGCCGGCCAGCTCGGCATCTTCACCAACGGCTACTGGGGCCACCCGGCGATGAAGCTCTCGCCGGAGGTGAACCTCCTCGCCGTCGCGCACTACCTGCAGGCGCTGGACGTGCAGCGCAAGGCGAACCAGGCCGTCGCGATCCTGGGCTCCAAGACGCCGAACATCCAGAACCTCGCGGTGGGCGGCGTCGCCAACGCGATCAACCTGGACAGCCCGGCGGCGCTCAACATGGAGAAGCTGTACCAGGTGAAGACCCTCCTCGAGGAGGTCGTCACCTTCGTGCAGCAGGTCTACCTGCCGGACGTCGCCGCCATCGCGGCGAGCTACCCGGACTGGCTCAAGTACGGCGCGGGCGTGACGAACTACCTCGCCGTGCCGGACATGCCGACCGACGCGAAGATGACGCAGTTCGACCTCCCGGGCGGCATCATCTGGAACGGCGACCTGTCGAACGTGAAGCCGGTCACGAGCTGGAACGACGACTACCTGCGCCAGAACGTGACGGAGTCGATCGCCCGCGCCTACTACGAGGGCGACACGGTCCGCCAGCCGTGGGAGGGCCAGACGAACCCGAAGTACACGGGTGACTGGAAGGCCGAGACGCCCGCGCCGGAGAAGTACACCTGGGTGAAGGCGCCTCGCCTCGAGGGCAAGCCGGTGCAGGTCGGCCCGCTCGCGCAGGTGCTCGTCGGCTACGCCAACGGCCACGAGAGCATCCGCAAGTGGTCGGACTGGTGCCTCGGTACGGCCGGCAAGATCGCGGGCGTGAAGCTCACGCCGGCCGTCCTCCACTCCACGCTCGGCCGCCACGCCGCCCGCGCCATCCGCGCGGCGACCATGGGCGAGCTGGCGCTCAAGCACTGGAAGCTCCTTATCGAGAACATCGGCAAGGGCGACACGGCCATCTTCGTGGACCCCATGAAGAACCTGAAGCCCGGCACCTACCGCGGCGTCGGCTTCCACGAGGCGCCGCGCGGCACGCTCTCGCACTGGGCGGTGATCGAGACCGACGGCAAGGAGATGAAGCTCGCGAACTACCAGGCGGTCGTGCCGTCCACCTGGAACGCGGGCCCGCGCGACGCCAAGGACCAGCTCGGCCCCTACGAGAAGTCGCTCGTGGGGAACCCCATCGCCGATCCGAAGCTGCCGCTCGAGGCGCTCCGCACCATCCACTCGTTCGACCCGTGCCTCGCCTGTGCGATCCACACCGTGGACGCGGAGGGCGAGGAGATCTCCCGGGTGAAGGTGCTGTAG
- a CDS encoding Ni/Fe-hydrogenase cytochrome b subunit, with translation MSAHEHPKAIGGKLLAPPMKTLLALFGVAAAVMLYRFIVGVGPVSNMTDGFTWGIWEPLNVVVFTGIGAGAFSVGLLCYALNKGQYHALVRPAVLVGAIAYTLGASSIVVALGRYWNAYWLPWLPYWNLSSALLEVAVCVIAYVTVLWVEVLPSVLEGAAASRHPRFAAIGKRWGPRLHRALPFIIALAIVLPTMHQSSLGGLMLIAETKVHPLWHTALLPTLFLVSCLSMGFGAVVALVTLLKLTWNGKHDQKLLAQLSKVNAGLLFFYVALRLGDLAWSGKLRYLGANFYTALLLVELALFLAPAVLFLLPRVQANRGRLFGAALLAVLAGAAYRMDTYLSVYRPAGFDANGKAIPAGWAYFPSLGETLVTLGMASVGVAIFIVISRLFPVVAVDERPKHSKLESGAMKTAASR, from the coding sequence ATGAGCGCCCACGAACACCCGAAGGCGATCGGGGGCAAGCTGCTCGCCCCCCCGATGAAGACGCTGCTCGCGCTCTTCGGCGTCGCCGCGGCGGTGATGCTGTACCGCTTCATCGTCGGCGTCGGGCCCGTCTCGAACATGACGGACGGGTTCACCTGGGGCATCTGGGAGCCGTTGAACGTGGTCGTGTTCACCGGCATCGGGGCCGGCGCGTTCTCGGTCGGGCTCCTCTGCTACGCGCTCAACAAGGGCCAGTACCACGCCCTCGTCCGGCCGGCCGTGCTGGTGGGCGCCATCGCGTACACGCTGGGCGCGAGCTCGATCGTGGTGGCCCTCGGCCGCTACTGGAACGCGTACTGGCTGCCGTGGCTCCCCTACTGGAACCTCTCCTCGGCGCTGCTCGAGGTCGCGGTCTGCGTGATCGCGTACGTCACGGTGCTGTGGGTCGAGGTGCTGCCCTCGGTGCTCGAGGGCGCGGCCGCGAGCCGCCACCCGCGCTTCGCCGCCATCGGCAAGCGCTGGGGGCCGCGGCTCCACCGGGCCCTGCCCTTCATCATCGCCCTCGCCATCGTGCTCCCCACGATGCACCAGAGCTCCCTCGGCGGCCTGATGCTCATCGCCGAGACCAAGGTCCACCCGCTCTGGCACACGGCGCTCCTGCCCACGCTGTTCCTCGTCTCGTGCCTGTCGATGGGCTTCGGGGCGGTGGTCGCGCTCGTCACCCTCCTGAAGCTCACCTGGAACGGGAAGCACGACCAGAAGCTGCTCGCCCAGCTCTCCAAGGTGAACGCAGGGCTGCTCTTCTTCTACGTGGCGCTGCGGCTCGGGGACCTCGCCTGGAGCGGGAAGCTCCGCTACCTCGGCGCGAACTTCTACACCGCGCTCCTCCTCGTGGAGCTGGCGCTCTTCCTCGCGCCGGCGGTGCTGTTCCTGCTCCCCAGGGTCCAGGCGAACCGCGGCCGGCTCTTCGGCGCGGCGCTGCTCGCCGTGCTCGCCGGCGCCGCCTACCGCATGGACACGTACCTGAGCGTCTACCGCCCGGCGGGCTTCGACGCGAACGGCAAGGCCATCCCGGCCGGCTGGGCGTACTTCCCGTCGCTCGGCGAGACGCTCGTCACGCTCGGCATGGCGTCGGTCGGCGTCGCCATCTTCATCGTGATCTCCCGCCTGTTCCCGGTCGTCGCCGTCGACGAACGCCCCAAGCACTCGAAACTCGAGAGCGGCGCGATGAAGACCGCCGCCAGCCGCTAG
- the hybA gene encoding hydrogenase 2 operon protein HybA, with translation MAITRRDLLKGAAVAGAATALAGKAEAREAVQPLPDAVGMLFDATRCVGCRACVTRCKEANELPYDRTPDGQYDAPNDLNGTTKNIIKAHPAGDSQTYMKQQCMHCVDPSCVSVCMMGALHKEAQGKRLMKGERSVATGIVLWDKDLCVGCRYCQIGCAFNVPKFEWDDAFPKIVKCELCRHRGDPKKEGPLAVANPACCEACPREAVIYGRRAELLAEAKRRVAAEPERYEAKVYGEHDGGGTQVLYLAPKGVEFTALGLPVLPERSSAEFSEKVSHAPYLHGLTPIALYAGLAFVIHRNRKKEEAAEHGPEGKR, from the coding sequence ATGGCCATCACACGACGAGACCTGCTCAAGGGAGCGGCCGTCGCCGGAGCGGCCACCGCGCTCGCCGGCAAGGCCGAGGCCCGCGAGGCGGTCCAGCCCCTGCCCGACGCCGTCGGGATGCTGTTCGACGCCACCCGCTGCGTGGGCTGCCGCGCGTGCGTCACGCGGTGCAAGGAGGCCAACGAGCTCCCGTACGACCGCACCCCGGACGGTCAGTACGACGCGCCGAACGACTTGAACGGCACGACGAAGAACATCATCAAGGCGCACCCGGCCGGCGACTCGCAGACGTACATGAAGCAGCAGTGCATGCACTGCGTCGACCCGTCGTGCGTGTCGGTCTGCATGATGGGCGCGCTCCACAAGGAGGCGCAGGGCAAGCGGCTCATGAAGGGCGAGCGGTCCGTCGCGACCGGCATCGTCCTGTGGGACAAGGACCTCTGCGTCGGCTGCCGCTACTGCCAGATCGGCTGCGCCTTCAACGTCCCGAAGTTCGAGTGGGACGACGCGTTCCCCAAGATCGTGAAGTGCGAGCTGTGTCGCCACCGCGGCGACCCGAAGAAGGAGGGGCCCCTCGCCGTCGCGAACCCCGCCTGCTGCGAGGCCTGCCCGCGCGAGGCGGTGATCTACGGGAGGCGCGCCGAGCTGCTCGCCGAGGCGAAGCGGCGCGTGGCGGCCGAGCCGGAGCGCTACGAGGCGAAGGTGTACGGCGAGCACGACGGCGGCGGGACCCAGGTCCTGTACCTCGCCCCCAAGGGCGTGGAGTTCACGGCGCTGGGGCTGCCGGTGCTGCCCGAGCGGTCGAGCGCGGAGTTCTCGGAGAAGGTCTCCCACGCGCCGTACCTGCACGGCCTCACGCCCATCGCGCTCTACGCGGGGCTCGCCTTCGTCATCCACCGCAACCGCAAGAAGGAAGAGGCGGCCGAGCACGGCCCGGAGGGCAAGCGATGA